Part of the Terriglobales bacterium genome is shown below.
CGTCCGGCAACAGAACCGCTTTCCAATCTGGAACAGTGGGATGATTTCGTCGAAGGCCGCTACAAGGAAGGCAAGTCGGAATCGGAGTTCCGCCAGTACGACGAAAAAGCAACTCCCGGAGTCGCGGAGTTCTACCGGCTGAATCATCAATATCAGACAGTCGACTATGTGCTCGAAAAGGAAAAGCAGCACTTCGGCCTCAAGCGCGGGAAAAAGAGCGTTTGGGAGGCGGCTGAATATCTGAACACACTAGTCGACGACAGCGATCCCGATACCGACCTCACACAGCTCGAGCACCTGCTGCAGACCTCCGAGGCAATCCGCCGTGATGGTCATCCGCGCTGGATGGTTCTAGTGGGCTTTGTTCACGATCTGGGCAAATGTCTTTGTCTCTATGGCGAACCACAGTGGGGCGTGGTTGGAGATACGTTCCCCGTGGGTTGCGCTTGGGCTGACCAGATTGTTTTCCCCGAGTACTTCGCCAACAACCCGGACCGAAACGTTTCCAAGTACCAAAGGAAGGATGGAATCTACGAACCGAGCTGCGGCCTTGAAAACGTGCACATGTCCTTC
Proteins encoded:
- a CDS encoding inositol oxygenase family protein, giving the protein RPATEPLSNLEQWDDFVEGRYKEGKSESEFRQYDEKATPGVAEFYRLNHQYQTVDYVLEKEKQHFGLKRGKKSVWEAAEYLNTLVDDSDPDTDLTQLEHLLQTSEAIRRDGHPRWMVLVGFVHDLGKCLCLYGEPQWGVVGDTFPVGCAWADQIVFPEYFANNPDRNVSKYQRKDGIYEPSCGLENVHMSFGHDGYIAEVMKPYLRDEALYMLRFHSFYAWHRHGAYQHLQNEKDRAMLEWVKKFNPYDLYSKGHTKPNLKELKPYYDDLFAEFLPEKLAW